Proteins co-encoded in one Gossypium arboreum isolate Shixiya-1 chromosome 11, ASM2569848v2, whole genome shotgun sequence genomic window:
- the LOC108472063 gene encoding TMV resistance protein N-like: MSLLLSTSSSISRKKYDVFLSFRGEDTRKSFTDHLYDALNRTGIVTFRDDPKLEAGEEIAPELLKAIQQSWCSVIVFSETYALSGWCLEELAEIVKQKKGKTHKVFPIFYHVDPSDLRKQKGKVEEAFAKHKERYKENKDKIQKWRNALTEVANISGWHLNNRHESEFIGDVVKKISAKLCQTYPVVHDELVGFSLRLEELYSKINIGEDDVRIIGICGMGGIGKTTLAKVAYTQMLPHFEGKCFLADIREVSNKHGLVSLQKQLLSQIFPDECFNFFNVHEGNTIISRKLSRKKVLVILDDVDNVQHLKYLVGRRDWFSLGSRIIVTTRDEHLLRSYRIDDVYKPTTLNLDDALRLFNLKAFDSDTMLKYSFIELSERVVRYADGLPLALEVLGLFLCGRDTIQWRSAIERLEQDSNKEILDTLRISFDGLEERKKNIFLDIACFFNGEEKDLVMNVLDGCEFFPDIGIDVLIKKSLIKVNNNQHLHMHTLLQEMGRKIVEEKCINEPGKRCRLWKERDVHHVLTKNTATEVIEGMIIDNKRESSKILNLSADTFSKMKNLRLLKVLCLSNCDNLKYLSNELRLLDWEVCPLRYLPSSFQPDNLVALLLPYSHIEQLWKGNRPLYKLKMIDLKGSQNLIKTPDFTTAPKLEALIMEGCTRLVDVHSSIGVLKMLKLLNLRDCKSLRNLPTRIGMESLETLILSGCSSLVRFPKIDGKMEHLKTLHLSNCYKIKYLPVNLQQVEFLEELDLSETSITEPPSFIFQLKNLKILSFNGRKGPSHKSRPNLPSLFKVIQGRTNPMARMLPLLSGLSSLRRLNLRDCNLCERDIPRDISGLSSLTDLDLSGNNFISIPASLTRLSKLDFLDFSNCNMCTFGGTDFHGLSSLRYLYLKGNNFITIPLALTQLRMLNLLGLSNCIELTSLPELLTSIAEVRIDGCASLEVVASPSKVCNLVDRGFIKAINCFKLAENINALTLLKKHLKAFANSRKKFDIMMPGSEIPEWFSQQKSDSSIKIPLRKDSQWIGVASCCTFINNDASRDDEDIGCSAFIYCRNSEQASCDGSIVRRRNCRQIDGSGWLVGKGFNEPIMKDHLFLRYWSREKLYPISMEDKYGHCETNNLWATDCLDQKCDELEVSFAWPSGRSVKVKKCGVRIVYEKDLEEIKELQCHTTQSSHIHQHSTHNHGSVDSTSHIKRKANIYNEAEEERPQPKRMQKFFNFIMDQSGDKR, encoded by the exons ATGTCGTTATTACTTTCGACTTCCTCATCCATTTCTAGAAAGAAGTACGATGTGTTCTTGAGTTTTAGAGGTGAAGATACCCGCAAGAGCTTTACGGATCATCTCTACGATGCTCTAAATAGAACTGGGATCGTCACTTTTAGAGATGATCCAAAGTTGGAGGCTGGTGAAGAGATCGCACCGGAACTCTTGAAAGCAATTCAGCAATCATGGTGCTCGGTAATCGTTTTTTCCGAGACCTATGCCCTTTCTGGTTGGTGCTTGGAGGAGCTTGCGGAGATTGTTAAACAAAAAAAAGGCAAGACTCATAAAGTATTTCCAATTTTCTACCATGTGGATCCATCCgatttaagaaaacaaaaaggaaaagttGAAGAAGCCTTTGCCAAACACAAAGAAAGATACAAGGAAAATAAAGACAAGATCCAAAAGTGGCGAAATGCTTTGACTGAAGTGGCTAACATCTCGGGATGGCATTTAAATAATAg GCACGAATCAGAGTTTATTGGAGACGTTGTTAAGAAGATATCGGCAAAATTATGTCAGACATATCCGGTTGTTCATGATGAGTTGGTTGGATTTAGTTTACGTTTGGAGGAGTTGTATTCGAAAATAAACATTGGGGAAGACGATGTCCGCATTATAGGAATTTGCGGAATGGGTGGCATCGGTAAAACAACTCTTGCAAAAGTTGCTTACACTCAAATGTTACCTCATTTTGAAGGTAAATGTTTTCTTGCTGATATTCGAGAAGTTTCAAACAAACATGGACTTGTTTCTTTACAGAAACAACTTCTTTCTCAAATCTTTCCAGATGAATGCTTCAATTTTTTCAATGTTCATGAAGGGAATACCATAATTAGCCGCAAATTGTCTAGAAAAAAGGTTCTTGTTATTCTTGATGATGTTGATAACGTACAACACTTGAAATACTTGGTTGGAAGGCGTGATTGGTTTAGTTTAGGGAGTAGGATTATTGTAACAACAAGAGATGAACATTTGCTCCGATCTTATCGAATCGATGATGTGTATAAGCCTACAACATTGAATCTCGACGATGCACTTAGGCTTTTCAATTTGAAAGCTTTTGATAGTGATACAATGCTGAAATATAGTTTTATTGAGCTTTCTGAACGTGTTGTACGTTATGCTGATGGCCTCCCCTTAGctcttgaagttttgggtttattTTTGTGCGGTAGAGATACAATTCAATGGAGAAGTGCAATTGAAAGACTTGAACAAGATTCTAACAAAGAAATTCTTGACACACTAAGAATTAGCTTTGATGGATtggaagaaaggaagaagaataTTTTTCTAGATATAGCATGCTTTTTCAATGGGGAGGAGAAAGATTTGGTAATGAATGTATTGGATGGTTGTGAGTTTTTTCCAGATATTGGAATCGATGTTCTCATTAAGAAATCTCTCATAAAAGTCAATAATAACCAACATTTGCATATGCATACCTTGTTGcaagaaatgggaagaaaaattGTTGAAGAGAAATGTATTAATGAACCTGGAAAACGTTGTAGATTGTGGAAGGAAAGAGATGTCCATCATGTCCTAACAAAAAACACG GCTACCGAAGTGATTGAAGGTATGATCATTGACAATAAAAG GGAATCGAGCAAGATACTCAATTTGAGTGCCGATACTTTCTCAAAGATGAAAAACTTGAGATTGCTCAAAGTGCTTTGCCTATCAAATTGTGATAAtctcaaatatctttctaatGAACTACGGCTTTTAGATTGGGAAGTATGTCCTTTAAGATACTTGCCTTCAAGCTTCCAACCAGACAACCTTGTCGCACTTCTTTTACCATATAGTCACATTGAACAACTATGGAAGGGAAATAGA CCATTGTATAAGTTGAAAATGATCGACCTTAAAGGGTCCCAAAACCTTATCAAGACACCAGACTTCACAACAGCACCAAAACTTGAAGCTTTGATTATGGAAGGTTGTACCAGATTAGTAGATGTCCATTCATCAATCGGAGTGCTTAAGATGCTTAAACTTTTGAATTTAAGAGATTGCAAAAGTCTTAGGAATCTTCCAACCAGAATTGGAATGGAATCTCTTGAAACATTAATTCTTTCAGGTTGCTCAAGTCTTGTAAGGTTTCCGAAGATTGATGGGAAGATGGAACATCTAAAAACTCTTCATCTTTCTAattgttataaaattaaatatttgccAGTGAATTTGCAACAAGTAGAGTTTTTGGAAGAGCTTGACTTGAGTGAAACAAGCATAACAGAGCCACCATCCTTCATTTTTCAATTGAAAAATCTTAAAATTCTATCTTTCAATGGGCGTAAGGGGCCATCACATAAGTCAAGACCAAATTTGCCTTCTCTTTTCAAGGTAATCCAAGGAAGGACGAATCCCATGGCTCGGATGTTGCCTTTGTTGTCAGGTTTGAGTTCATTAAGAAGGTTAAATCTAAGGGACTGCAATCTTTGTGAAAGAGATATTCCACGTGATATTTCTGGTCTATCCTCTTTGACAGATCTTGATCTTAGTGGTAACAATTTCATCAGCATACCTGCATCTCTTACTCGACTCTCAAAGCTTGACTTTCTTGACTTCTCAAATTGCAACATGTGCACTTTTGGTGGAACAGATTTTCATGGTCTATCCTCTTTGAGATATCTTTATCTTAAGGGTAATAATTTCATCACCATTCCTTTGGCTCTTACTCAACTTCGCATGCTTAATTTGCTTGGATTATCAAACTGCATAGAGCTTACATCCTTGCCTGAGCTTCTGACAAGTATAGCAGAGGTGCGTATAGATGGTTGTGCTTCACTTGAAGTAGTTGCAAGTCCATCAAAAGTGTGCAATTTAGTGGATAGGGGTTTCATTAAAGCCATTAACTGCTTCAAATTGGCTGAGAATATCAATGCATTAACACTGCTGAAAAAACATCTTAAG GCATTTGCAAATTCAAGAAAAAAGTTTGATATTATGATGCCCGGAAGTGAAATCCCAGAATGGTTTAGCCAACAAAAAAGTGACTCTTCAATTAAGATACCCCTTCGGAAAGATAGTCAATGGATTGGAGTTGCTTCTTGCTGCACTTTTATCAATAATGATGCTTCAAGGGATGACGAGGATATTGGTTGTAGTGCATTTATCTATTGCAGAAATTCTGAACAAGCCAGCTGTGATGGATCTATTGTTCGACGTAGAAATTGTAGACAGATTGATGGGAGCGGCTGGTTGGTGGGTAAAGGATTTAATGAGCCCATAATGAAAGATCACCTTTTTCTTCGTTATTGGTCGCGTGAGAAACTATATCCAATTTCCATGGAGGATAAATATGGTCATTGTGAAACCAATAATTTATGGGCAACAGATTGCTTAGATCAGAAATGCGATGAGCTTGAGGTGTCATTCGCATGGCCATCTGGACGCAGTGTTAAAGTGAAGAAGTGTGGTGTTAGAATAGTGTATGAGAAAGATTTGGAAGAAATAAAAGAGTTGCAGTGCCATACCACTCAATCTTCTCACATCCACCAACACTCTACTCACAACCATGGATCAGTAGATAGCACTTCTCACATAAAACGAAAAGCTAATATCTACAATGAAGCAGAGGAAGAAAGGCCGCAACCAAAACGGATGCAGAAATTTTTCAATTTCATAATGGACCAATCGGGGGACAAGCGTTAA